The Gossypium hirsutum isolate 1008001.06 chromosome D07, Gossypium_hirsutum_v2.1, whole genome shotgun sequence genome includes the window agtgaattaaaaaagaaataagtttGTAAGAGGTACCTAGACAAAAAGAAGAGGAAATTTCTTGATTTACGTCAAGGAAATAGATCGATAGTTGAGTATGAAAAGGAATTTGTATACCTCAACAAATATGTCCGGGAAATTGTACCAACCGAAGAAGAAATGTGCATTCAGTTTGAAGAAGGGCTGAATAATGAAATCAGAACGATGATTGGAGGTACTAAAATACGGGAATTTGTCATTCAGTCAGATCATGCTCAAAAGATGGAAGAGGTGTACAACAGAAAAATACAACGAGATAGAAGGAATAAAGAATCTTGCAAAAGAAGCTCCTTCAAATCATTTTCAGCATTTCCGGTTAAAAGGCCTAGATATGATTTCAGTCGAGCCACCTCAATGCCGAATcgaccaaataaaaataaagcgaATCAACTTGATTACGGGGTATCTATTAGACCTACTGCTAGTGTGGGTAGCGTGAAGAATGTCATAAGCCCAAATGCAAATATTGTGGGAAAAATCACCTCGGTGAATGTAGAAGTAAAGCTAGGGCCTGTTACAAATGTGGAGCCACTGACCATTTTATCCAAAACTATCTCCAaatacaaaaagaagaagaaaaatagaaagaaaaatagtTGGCCACTTCTCAACAAAGTAGATGTTCGGGCCAAAATAGTGCTACTAGAACATCTCGTTCGGGTATGAAAGATTCTGTTGCCCGGTCAGAGGCTAGGGCACCTGCACGTACTTACACCATCCGAGCGAGAGAAGAAGCTACAGTTCCAGACGTAATTGCTGGTACATTTTATCTTTTTCATGTTattgtatatgcattgattgaccctgggtccACGCATTCTTATGTCTACACTGCATTAGTATCACAAAAGAAAttgtctgttgaacctactgattATGATATTCAGGTCACTAATCCATTAGGCGAAAGTGTAATAGTTAATTTAGTCTGTCGTGACTGCCTACTGAAAGTAAAACGCTGTCAATTCTCTGTTGATCTGATGTTGCTACCGTTtcgggaatttgatgttattctaggAATTGATTGGTTAACGAAGCATGAAGCTGTAgcgtaacagcccgtttttagtgaaatcaaaacagtagtttcagaaccacaaatccgagtcagaaagaaaatttatttaaatattattgcatggtctgcattatgataggaataacgtaagaaaatttctttaagaaaatcTTACCGATTTCAAGTTTAATTgctagaaaggaccaaattgcataaagtgcaaaattttaattctaatagcttgagggattaaatagctatggaattcaaaacttgaggtccttatctGGCAATTAGACCGTTaaatggagttagtagataattataatgactcatccatgaaagttcatgaaaagaaaatgatgaaattggaaagttgaaaaattaaaagatgataagttaattaattaaataaaataatttttcttcatcatcttccccaaattttatatggaaaccctagctaagagaaaaaaattcaagcaagcttaattgggtaagtaatcgtgtcccgtttttagtaatttttatatttacgagatcgtaataacttaatctagtTAATTTGGGGATTAagttgaaaatttatcaaaatattaaaatttttccatggataagtatgttgaaattttgaaatccatggctgaaaatgaaaggttgttgatagataaacaacttttataaaggaaaatttcatgaaattgtgattttaggactaaattgaaaagatgtaaaattcatggaaaatttctaaattttgtgaaatacatgagttgtaaattttatatgaaaaattcagttaggcttggaataaggattaaattgcatgaattttattttccgagcataatgactaaatcaaaatttatcaaaagtatggaggcaaaatggtacttttgctTTTGCCTAAGAtataaattggattgaattgaatatgaaatgtattaaattgatattaaattcatttatatatatccggaaagatcaaataaggagctagatcgaggaaaagaaaaattgtcggattagtagatttctgtATTCGAGCAagtaacgaggtaagttcgtgtaactaaattgtaattatatttatatgattgaattgaatgttgtatatatgAATTGTGTAATTTCTATATGTATAAAATTGACTACATACCCAACAAAGCTTGATAAATGTTAAATCAcgtttgaaaaatgaaattcgatagatACTGGATTTCCCGTATTGGTTCTGATCctacatatgttgcggacacaccatagctcaaaagagcatcctattataagccctctcgagcttcctgttatatggttccTGCGAGCGTCCGATCGATATTAATCATGCATGTGTTTCGAATATACCGCAACTCTTTGTaagcgtcctgttatatgatcgaCATTGATCCTACATGTATTGTGGACATACCGCAGCTCTTTATGAGCGTTCCGATATATGGCTCTCATCAGCTACCCgttatggctcgcttgaacttcttgATATGTGGCTATTCGGAGCTTACTAATAATAGCTTTTCAGAGTTACCAGTAAAGTTCACATGAGCTTTCTGTTTCAAActtttatgagtttcctgttatagcCCGGATAAACTTCCTATTGTAAGGCTCACATGagatcctgttatatggctcgagagattGCTTTCTGATTATGTCCTCTAATGAGTacccccgaatatgaattgacgaattatagttttgtacactttaagtgtactacatgtgtgtccatcgatatttcaaacaAATTCAATGGGCAAAGTTCCGACATGGGCTAAACTGAACTTGAGATGATTTGTTATGaaaatgtacatgttatatgaaaatatgataagaaaagtatatgtatatgaaagttattacatgatgagctcattcatgtttcttgACAATTGTGTGAATTacaatgactaacatgtttgatgaagttGGGTAGCCAAATTTCTTGGATGCATTTTGTATGTTTACTTTGAtggaaatgaatggtaagttaaatttccagttatacgaacttactaagcattaaatgcttactttgttttattttctatgttttatagtactcgaaagctcgtaaaggttggaaacGAGTCGGagcaagatcacactatccttcagctcatTTTAGTATAATGAATGAAATTACTtttagtataatggcatgtataagctaagttAGGTCAAATGATGAACTATTTTGGTTGTAAATAGTCATTGCAATGGCTTGTAATGATcatgttttgatatatatatataaggtgaTATCGTG containing:
- the LOC107956132 gene encoding uncharacterized protein, with translation MKDSVARSEARAPARTYTIRAREEATVPDVIAGTFYLFHVIVYALIDPGSTHSYVYTALVSQKKLSVEPTDYDIQVTNPLGESVIVNLVCRDCLLKVKRCQFSVDLMLLPFREFDVILGIDWLTKHEAVA